TTGACGTTAATGCTGTGTTTGCCTTGAGTGAAGAAAAGTCATCCAAATGTTCTTATCTTCCTCAAGTGGAGTAGCAATTTCTGCTCTCATGGGTTTAACCTAATAATTGTTTAAAGGAACATTATCAACTTAGTTTATCCAATTTTAGAaacaattaaattaattttagcaTGATCATGGGCTTGCTGTGTGGTCAGGTCTTAAAGGACGCCTTCCATTCGTAATGAGTATCAACCACACAAAAATGGCCGTCAGTAGCAAGCAAGGTAAAAAGATTTTGTCTGGCTGGGGAAAACCACTGCTTCCTGAGACGGAATCTTTAAATGCTGAGTGGATGTTGGAGCAGCCCTCATAATCTGGAGTGGACTCACAAGTTGTTGATTCTGCTCTATAGTTCTCAGTACAGAGCCATTCTGTAGCTTCTGAAGTATTGAGATCCGTCTGGACAGTGTAAATACAGTCATGCCTTTTGTTCTtaggatgaagaaaaaagaaaagagtccCTTGAAATGTTTGAAGAATCTTCAAAGCAGGGTTGTTTAAACAGCTCCTACCTCCTTTGGGAAAGTAACAGAAAGGTTGCTGTAAGtaattttgtttctcaaaaCACTTTCACTGTAATGTCTGAACCTTTGTCCCGTGCAAGGAGCATATGAAGGAAGACATCGCGGTTTCTCAAATCTTACCTTCTTCATAACCAAGAAGAATAGTAAGAACATTCACAAATGAGCTCTGGTGTCTGTCTTGGTGTTTAAAGTAAATGAGTCTACAAGTAGTTGTAAAAGGTGTTAGCAGTTCTTTCATAGTGAGCCTACTAAAGGCATAGGGACTGCTGGCCAGTGATCAGGTTGCTCACTTGGGAACAGGAGTGGGGAGATTGCCTGCACtgtcatttacaaaaaaaaaaaaaaaaatctgccaaagCTAGTATGTTGGAATCTCCTGTAACCTGTCTCATTTCCTGCAAGACCCTGGGCAAGAGATGAAGAaagtttttcttgaaaacagtGTTGTTGTCACGGTGAGAAACAGACAGGTTGCCGAAATAATAGAGGTACCTGCCTGCAggtactgttttttctttggatATTAGTAATGCAGTTCTTCTGTTTGTTATGTAAAGGTAATggtttttgaaatgtgtttacATTCTTCTATACAGATGTCAGATCCTGGCAGATACCTCCAAAGTCTCAGGAAGCTACGGGACTATGCAGCAAAGGGCTGCTGGGAAGCACAGGTaagatagatttttatttttttttcaaccccCACCCTGGAAAGCTATCTTTATTTGGTCTTATCTATGCTGTCACCACTATAGGCTTAGACTTCTCCCTTCAGAAGCAGGGTCAAAATTGCTGAATAAtatctgtatgtgtgtgtatatatactcTGCAAATCACCCTCCTTTGGAAAATACTGCACTTTTCTTTGGTACAATCCAAGGATTAAGCTTGTGATAGACATAAAAGCCTGCCCCTGAGTTACGTGTGCAGTGTTCGGTATTTTAGCCAGACTAAGAACTACCAATTATCTAGCAGTTCCCTCAAGTAGTTTCTCATGTTCCCTCTTTTCAACAGGAAAATTACAGGACCATTCTAAGctgctttattttgcatttggtAAAAAccctttcttttgtgttttctctaCTACAGATAGCTTTAGCCAAAGCTTGTGGGAATGGAAACCAGCTAGGATTAGAGCCAAAATCTTCCAGTGAAATGGTGTCTCAGATCTTTCAAGCCTCCCTTCCTATCAGCAAGCAAAGTATCTTCACTGtgcagaaaagaataaatgaaacaatGAGGTAAAAACTCAGATCCAGGAATCAGGCCACACAGCAAAAATCTATTTCCCTTTACATGTGTAGAGGGGAAAGATCTCCAGAATGAGGTCTGTTGGAAGACGAAATCTTCAGCTTCACTCCTCTGCAGTGCATTACGTGCAATCAGGCGCAAGCTAGCGCTTCAGCAGTGTGAACGCTCAGCACTCCGGTGCCTGGACACACTCCCTGGCCTTCTGTTTAGGGGATGGAGGAAGCATcttggggcaggctgggggtagGTGGGAACGCTTTGTGCATGGTGTGGAGTTGTGTAACCACAGCCGTGCCCTCTCATGCGAGTGGAGCAGTAGTTGTCTCACaattcaggctggatatcaggaaaaggttcttcaccaagagggtggtcaggcactggaacaggcttcccagggcagCGGTCTTGTCTTTGAACTTTTAAGTGGAGAAGGAATTCAGATGaccagggaaagggagggagtTTTTCACTGATTTGAATGGCTTCTAACTGGGCAGGATGCGTCTGTCTTTGCCATCTAGGTATATCCTGATTGATTGGCTGGTGGAAGTGGCTACCATGAAAGACTTCTCTTGCCTATGCCTTCACATGACAGTGGGATGTGTGGATCGCTATCTGAAGCTGAGACCTGTACCTCGATCTCGACTCCAACTTCTGGGAATAGCCTGCATGGTCATTTGCACACGGTAGGGTTTCTGAATCACGCTGAGGGGTGGTTACTGTGATCATTCAAATTCGTTTGTGCAGCTCAAGCTTTTTTCCCCGTGCTAATAATAGTACTGGAAAGAATCCTTGGCTTCCCTCTACAATGACTGCTGCTTGAACTGAGTTCGAATACAAACAGTCCCAGTCCCTGCAAATGAGGCACAGAATATTCCTTGAAcatgttttttaatatgaaaacaaCTCCATAGTGGTGGTTAAGTCTAAATGCGTTCCATCAACAACTGAAATCTTTCACACTCTCATTAGCATGAGTAACCCTGTAAGGAACAACTGCAGCAGTGTTGTTACCTAGTTTAGTCTGTTTTGCTCAGATGAACAGAAGGGTGCGGTGGATAATTATTCTTCTTTGTTAATTACCTCAATATCTTGCATCTTAAGCTAAGAAAGGTTTCATAAATGAAGAATTAGCAATGTCCTAGTAGGTGGTTCCAgctaaaaagtgaaataaatgaagaattgCTGGTTTTTCTTTCCCAATCAGTACTTGACTTTATAAGGTACTTATTAAAGTTTAACTCCTTGGCCATCTTGGATGCATTTATTggccacagaaagaaaaaaaaatagtgcataGGTGCACAAGTTCACTCTCTTCTGGGGTTAACTGTTAGTATTCTTTGATATTGCAGTTTCATCAGCAAAGAGATCTTGACAATACGGGAAGCTGTGTGGCTAACGGACAACACATACAAATATGAAGATCTGGTTAGGATGATGGGCGAGATCATTTCTGCCCTGGAGGGAAAGATAAGGGTGAGTTTGGAAAGTGGAGGGAATATTTTGCCTGTGGGGCTCTTGTAATTAGTGCTTCTTATCtaagacattattttttatgCAGCTGTTCTTTATCAGCTGTGGAGGCCATGCGTGTTTAAGAGCATGCAGATGCAAAGCTCTCTCTTTCTGTAGAGATTAATACTTATGTCTCTTGAGACAAGTTGAGGACGTTTACTTTTCTGCTGGAGAATATTTCAATGTTAGtgtagtattaaaaaaaaataggaaagaaaacactaatGAAGACGATGTCTTTTGGAAACAACTGTTCTAAATACTTGGTGCTTGTCTTGTATTGCCAACCTCTGTTATCCTTTGTATTAGATACCTACTATTGTGGACTACAAAGAAGTACTGTCAAACATAGTCTCACTGGAGAGAAGAACTCTGCACCTTTACAGCTTCATTTGCGAACTGTCACTCTTAAACACAAGCCTTTTTGTGTATTCCCCAGCTCGCCTGGCTGCTGCGGCACTGCTGCTGGCTAAGATACTACACGGTCAAGGTAAGGAAAGCCCATTTGGAGGAGTACGTAGTATGTCAGTCTGCCTTTCCCGTTTAgggtgccttttttttgtttactttgccTTTAGGCAAGATGTCCCAGTCACTGTGGGGGGCAGGGTGGAGAGGAGAACAGGTGTAAAACTTGAGAATGAAGAGTTGAGTTCAGTCTGACTTCTTAATAGCTGTGATGAACAAGAGTATTAGCATCAGCCAATGCAAGCCCGGTGTTTAAACAAGTCTGAAGATTTCTGCCATTGTCTACGCTGTAGGATTATATTTAGGGATATCTTAAGTTTTTCAAGTAAAGCTATCCTTGAAGCTAATTCTTAACTTAAACTGTGTAGAGGCAAAAGCTCGTGGCAATCGTTATCACTTAAAAATGATCTTTATCCCATAAAGAAATCTGATTATAGAACATGAAATGGTAATATCTGTTCTCTTCTCTAGCACATCCCTGGACCAGCCAGTTGTCTGAGTGCACTGGTTTCTCTCTTGAAGACCTGTTGCCCTGTGTGCTAAGCCTCCACCAAAAATGGTAAAACTTCTGGAACTCTTTTGGGAGGAAACATGAGTGTGTGTGTACTCCAGCTCTTGCAGCCATGCTGCATCCATAGCCAGCCCTTCCAAATGAAGGAGGTGGCTTTGGGAAACTGCCTTGTTCCCTCTACCATGAGGCACTGAAGTCTAGGGGCCAGTTCACTGACAGTTATTCTGTTTGTCCTGGTAGTGGCCCTGGGTTACCGAAGACCTGGTGCTCCTCAAGGTTAGCAGGTTTCAGCTTGCCACACTGTTTTCAGACAGTTGTGACTGACTTACTGGTGAATTTCAGGAGGAGTTCCGGTAGTCAATGTAACTAATTTTTGAAAGATTGTAAGACAAATACCTTGTATATCTCAAGAAACAGATAAAGAATTAGGTGCTCATACACTTAGAAACCAAGTGGCCCGGCTAGCTACTCACCAGTTCTCTGGTGAAATGCCAACTTCCTTAGCACAGAGCTGAGGTGGACAGAGGGAAAGCACATAAACTGCTAGGTTTTGCTAGCACTGTTTCATGTAATCCATTCTAAGACTGGGACTTCAATCTGTCTTTCCAGTTTCCATGATGAGGTCCCAAAGGATTATAGGCAGGTGTCCTTAACTGCAGTGAAACAACGATTTGAAGATGAGCGTTATGAAGAAATAGGCAAAGAAAAGGTGGGTTAGctctttgtttcatttgctgAAGCTGGACACCCAGAGCAAAGCTACCAAATGGCAGGACGTACAAAACTTCAAATAAGGGGAAGTGGGTTTTAACTTCAGATTTTTGGAGGCGAGAACAACTAGGTAAAGTTGTGGTTTTTAAACTTCCCCTGCTGGGATTATAACTGTTGGGGTTCAGTACGTGTAGGAAGAACTCACCAGGATAGCTTTCTCCTAGAAAATAAGGATAAAATAGCTGCCTCCTGGCAGAGGGAATCGCTTGATCTAATTCTTACTGACCCTTTATTTTTTAGATGATGAGTtacagccagctctgctcagtgTTGGGTGTGAAACAGGAGGACCCGGAGCCCAGTCCTTTGCACACGAATGTGGTGGAAATTGAGACTTTCCTTAGCTCTCCCTCTGGAAAGAGAACTAAAAGGCTAGTATAAGTCATTGCTTTAAATGTCTCTGAAAACTAGCATGAGCCTTTCGTCCTCTCTGGTATCCTGAGGTTCCATTCTTAAATATGATCAATTTTTCTGTAATCGCCTTAATTGGCATACCTATTGAAAGAGCTGGAAAAGTAGATCTGTCTTTTAATGCGTGACTTCTGGATTTTCTTGCTACAGGAGGAGGGAAGACAGCATTCAGGATGACAGAGGCAGCTTTGTGACTACACCTACAGCTGAACTATCCACCCAGGAAGAAAGCCTTCTAGACAACTTCCTGGACTGGAGTTTAGATTCCTGCTCTGGTTATGAAGGTGATCAGGAAAGTGAAGGCGAGAGAGATGGAGATGGTGAGGCTTTTATTCTCCTTATAAAAAGCAGACGAGAATTAAAACTGGCTTTTTATCTTTGCTTAAAACTGTTTCTCAGGCACCAGGAGCCTGAACTTTCAGCAGAAGGCCAGCTGGAAGAactcttccccctttccccagTGATTATAACTGTTAAATTGTTTTAGGAatatacagaagaaaaggaacataTTGCTTCAGAACACAATGAGGGATTTTGGTAGCTGCTTAGCATTTCAAGACAGTATTTTCAGATACAACAGTAGACCAAACCTGATGAATGGGATGGCTTGTAGCCAATTACAGACAGTATTATGTTTGTTCTGCTGATGCAGAGACTGGCCTTTCACTTTCCAAGCAGTTGTTAGGCAGTACCTATCCAAACAAGCTGAGGGGGAAACGGTCTACCCTCCCCTCCATGTGTAAGTAGACACAAAGTTTatatttgcaagtgtttttttttctgcttgactGTGCTGAATGCCTGCTTGGTGATGCACAAGTCGTAACTGACCTTTCCCTTTTATCATCCTTGCAGTGACAGGTCCCAGTGGAATCCTGGATGTGACGGTGGTTTATGTGGACCCAGCGGAGCACTGCTGTCAGGACTCCAGCGATGAAGATAACCTCTCTGCAGAGTGGTCCGAGCATGCGGCACCACAGAGGAAGGCCAAGACACCCGATGACACTCACAGAGTTTCAACATACCTTGCCCCAAGAAATCCTAACCAGGAAGGGAGCTCGGGCTACTCTTCCGTCAATGGTGCTAGTCCTGCATCGTCTGTAGAAGGCAGCTGTGGAGTACCTCTCAAACCTACCTCAGCACTGTCTCTTGGCAGCGCCATGAACAAGGAGCCATGCCTGCCTCGTTACTTGGAATCGTGTTTACAGTCAGTCTGTGCAAGGTCTAGTGATAGCAAGTGTGACAGAAGGCAAGTCAAACGAAAAAATGTAGCGGAACACAGTGAAGAAAGGGTGAACTTGGGCTTCTTAAGCCTCTGACTTCACGCTTTTTACTTTTCTAGGTTTCCtggaaacagtatttctgtcATAGTCGTACAGGGATGATAGTGAATAATTGACAATACCTCCAAAAAGAGTCCTTCCCCTCAACTTTGCCTATTGTGATCTGCAAGCCTGTCTTTCAATTCTGTAGCTCACTTCTGGGCTGTTTCCTTTCTTGATATCTGTCTTTTTAAAGTATTCCCTATTGTCTGGTCCTCTGCAAACTAAGATCTTTTTCCACTGATGAAACGTTATAGCTTGTCATACCTCGCCAGTTAATTCTTGGTGATAGAAAATTTGTCATGTCCCTTGCTTCACTGTGAGGCCTGGCACtataaaagaaaggaatttatttttggttACCAAGTTACTAGATGTAACACTATGCTTGAATTCTTCCCTTTGAAAGACCTTTTTGAGGTTGtgctgcctttttcttctgGCCAGGTACTATATCA
This is a stretch of genomic DNA from Anser cygnoides isolate HZ-2024a breed goose chromosome 15, Taihu_goose_T2T_genome, whole genome shotgun sequence. It encodes these proteins:
- the CCNF gene encoding cyclin-F, which gives rise to MKAGVIHCRCSRCFSFPSKRRIRKRPRVLTLLSLPEDVLFHVLKGLPAEDILSVRAVHSHLKYLVDNHASVWACASFEDVWPSPENLKVFERAAERGNFEAAVKLGIAYLYNEGLSISEGRAEVNGLKASHFFSLAERLNVCAAPFIWLFIRPPWSLSGSCCKAVVYESLKAECQLEKAQKGSILYCLAKVLSLFEDEEKRKESLEMFEESSKQGCLNSSYLLWESNRKVAMSDPGRYLQSLRKLRDYAAKGCWEAQIALAKACGNGNQLGLEPKSSSEMVSQIFQASLPISKQSIFTVQKRINETMRYILIDWLVEVATMKDFSCLCLHMTVGCVDRYLKLRPVPRSRLQLLGIACMVICTRFISKEILTIREAVWLTDNTYKYEDLVRMMGEIISALEGKIRIPTIVDYKEVLSNIVSLERRTLHLYSFICELSLLNTSLFVYSPARLAAAALLLAKILHGQAHPWTSQLSECTGFSLEDLLPCVLSLHQKCFHDEVPKDYRQVSLTAVKQRFEDERYEEIGKEKMMSYSQLCSVLGVKQEDPEPSPLHTNVVEIETFLSSPSGKRTKRRREDSIQDDRGSFVTTPTAELSTQEESLLDNFLDWSLDSCSGYEGDQESEGERDGDVTGPSGILDVTVVYVDPAEHCCQDSSDEDNLSAEWSEHAAPQRKAKTPDDTHRVSTYLAPRNPNQEGSSGYSSVNGASPASSVEGSCGVPLKPTSALSLGSAMNKEPCLPRYLESCLQSVCARSSDSKCDRRQVKRKNVAEHSEERVNLGFLSL